A part of Lutra lutra chromosome 2, mLutLut1.2, whole genome shotgun sequence genomic DNA contains:
- the LOC125093064 gene encoding MICOS complex subunit MIC26-like yields MFKVIQRAVGPDSLSLLTFKVYASPKKDSPHKASVKVNELSLYSVPEGQSKYVEEPRTPLEESISHLRHYCEPYTSWCQEMYSQTKPKMQSLVQWGLGSYEYLQNAPPGFFPRLGVIGFAGIVGLLLARGSKIKKLVYPPGFMGLAASLYYPQQAIVFVQVSGEKLYDWGLRGYIVIEDLWKENFQKPGNVKNSPGNK; encoded by the coding sequence ATGTTCAAGGTAATTCAGAGGGCTGTGGGGCCGGACAGCCTGAGTCTGCTCACCTTCAAAGTCTATGCGTCACCTAAAAAGGACTCACCTCACAAAGCTTCTGTGAAGGTTAATGAGCTTTCACTCTACTCGGTTCCCGAGGGTCAGTCTAAATATGTGGAAGAGCCAAGGACCCCACTTGAGGAAAGCATTTCACATCTCCGACATTATTGCGAGCCGTATACAAGTTGGTGTCAGGAAATGTACTCCCAAACTAAGCCCAAGATGCAGAGCTTGGTTCAATGGGGGTTAGGCAGCTATGAATATCTCCAAaatgcacctcctggattttttcCAAGACTTGGTGTTATCGGTTTTGCTGGCATTGTTGGACTTCTTTTGGCTAGAGGctcaaaaataaagaagctgGTATATCCGCCTGGATTCATGGGACTTGCTGCCTCTCTTTATTACCCACAACAAGCCATCGTATTTGTCCAGGTCAGTGGGGAGAAATTATATGACTGGGGTTTACGAGGATACATAGTCATAGAAGATTTGTGGAAGGAGAACTTTCAAAAGCCAGGAAATGTGAAGAATTCACCTGGAAATAAATAG